The window ATAGGCAAAGATTTGATTATCGTTTTCGTTACTGGAAACAAGTTCATACTTACCATCTGTGATTACTGCAAGAGTGTGTCGCAAATGAATTAACTTTTGATAGTAGTAGAAAATGGAATCCTGATCTGCTAAAGCATTTTGAACGTTGATTTTACTGTAATTGGAGTTAACCTTTAACCATGGTTCGTGATTACTAAAACCAGCATTTTTGCTGTTTTCCCATTGCATTGGTGTCCGGGCATTATCACGAGAGTGCAACGCAAGGTAATGTAACATTGTTTTACTATCCAGCAAGTGTTGATCATCAACTAGTTGATGATAGGCGTTGACCGATTCAAGATCGCTGTATTCACTTAACTTATCGAAATAAATATTAGTCATTCCGATTTCTTCGCCCTCATAGATGTATGGAGTTCCCTGCATCATGTGGGTCATTGTAGCCAACATTTTTGCTGATTTTATTCGGTAATCTTCTGTTGTATCATTTCCAAATCTTGAAACCATCCGTGGCTGATCATGATTATTCCAATAAAGAGAGTTCCAAGCCTTACCATAGAGATTTAATTGCCACTTCGTTAGATTGTCACGTAGTTCCTTCAATGGAACTTTTTTATCGCTCCATTTACCAAGTACTGGATTATTGTTTTCATCAAGACTCATATGCTCGAATTGGAAGACCATATTCAATTCTTCGCCGCTCAGGTTGGCATATTTTTCAGCATCAGTTGGGGTAGCCCCTGGTGTCTCACCTACTGTAACCATTTTGTGTTTAGCCATCACATTACGATTCATTTCTTGTAAGAACTCATGAACGCGTGGACCATTGGCCACGATCGGCTGCACATTGGCATATTTTTCATCTGCATTTTTCTTACCATCAGGTAAACCAGCTGGTTTTGATATCAGATTGATAACGTCCATTCTGAAACCATCAACTCCTTTATTGGCCCAAAAATTCATCATATTGTAAACCGAATGACGAACTTTTGTGTTTTCCCAATTCAAATCAGCCTGTTGAGGTGCAAAAAGATGTAAATAGTACTGCCCGGATTGTTTATCATACTTCCAAGCTGGGCCGGAGAAATAAGAACCCCAGTTATTTGGTGCGCTGTCATTTTTACCATCGCGCCAGATATAATAATCACGATATGGATTATCTTTGCCTTTCTGTGATTCTTGGAACCATTTGTGTTCATTTGATGTATGGTTAACAACCAGATCCATCACGATTTTTAACCCTAGGCTATGTGCTTTGTTTAGTAGTTCTTCAAAGTCTTTCATATTACCAAAGTCAGGATTAATAGCTTGATAGTCGCTGATGTCATACCCGTTATCAACTTGTGGCGACTTGTAAATTGGATTTAGCCAAATAATATCAACACCCAATTTTTCGATATAGTTCAGATGATTGATAATACCTTGTATATCACCAATCCCGTCATTGTTACTATCTTGGTAACTTTTTGGATAGATCTGATAAACAACTGAATTATTCCACCAATGATTATTTCGCATAATTATTTAGCCTTCTTTTTATGAATTAACAAAAAATTAGAAATATAAAAATGTATGTAAACGTTTACGCCGTCTACAATTTCAGTTTAGTATCGTCATTTTGAAAATCAAGGGTTTCTCAGCAAAATAAGAAGATAATTTGTCAAAAATTATAAATCAAAAAATATAATTAAAAATAATATAAATTAATATAATATGATATTAATTTATTAGGGTTTAAACGAATAAGTTATATATATTATTTTGTTTGTTGATAAGGCTAACGTTTAATATTTTACGATTTGTTTTTAGCCTGTCCTTTTTATTGTACAAACTCTAATTACTGGCAGTTTATATTTCTATTTTTTGCCTATTGAATTTAGTAAGAGTTTTGAATATTTTTTATTGGGCTGTCAATCGTTTTGTAGACCAATGGCAGTTTACCTAACATAAAAATTGAAAATGCTAAAAAGGAAGGACTAAAATTCATGCATGTATTAATAAGAGAATTAGTTGGGTAATTTTATTTGATTGATAAGAAAGGGAGAAGAATGTCAATTGTAGCAGTAAGAATTGATGGTCGGTTGTTGCATGGGCAAGTGGCTAATATGTGGACCGGCGTTATCAAGCCTAGCAGAATCATGGTTGTTGATAATTCTACGGCGAATTCGGATATTGAAAAGGCCGCTATCAAATTAGCTCGACCTGCTGGGGTGAATTTAAGTATTTTAAGCGAAGATCGAGCGATCGACCATATCGTTAATGGCCGTTACGACAGTCAAAGGGTTTTTATTTTAGTTCGCAGGCCTAAAGTTTTGCTGGACATGATCGATGGCGGCGTCGAGATTAATGAGATTAATGTTGGCAATATGTCTCAAGCCAGTGGAACTAAGCCGTTGACCAAATCGATTAATATCGTTCAAGCCGACATCGATGCATTTAACGTTTTACATGAAAAAGGAATCAAAATGACGGTGCAGATGGTACCAAGCGATCCGGCAGCCGATTTGATGCAGTTATTAAAGAAGTTTGGTTAAATTTGATAAAAAAGAGG of the Oenococcus sp. UCMA 16435 genome contains:
- a CDS encoding alpha-glucosidase; the protein is MRNNHWWNNSVVYQIYPKSYQDSNNDGIGDIQGIINHLNYIEKLGVDIIWLNPIYKSPQVDNGYDISDYQAINPDFGNMKDFEELLNKAHSLGLKIVMDLVVNHTSNEHKWFQESQKGKDNPYRDYYIWRDGKNDSAPNNWGSYFSGPAWKYDKQSGQYYLHLFAPQQADLNWENTKVRHSVYNMMNFWANKGVDGFRMDVINLISKPAGLPDGKKNADEKYANVQPIVANGPRVHEFLQEMNRNVMAKHKMVTVGETPGATPTDAEKYANLSGEELNMVFQFEHMSLDENNNPVLGKWSDKKVPLKELRDNLTKWQLNLYGKAWNSLYWNNHDQPRMVSRFGNDTTEDYRIKSAKMLATMTHMMQGTPYIYEGEEIGMTNIYFDKLSEYSDLESVNAYHQLVDDQHLLDSKTMLHYLALHSRDNARTPMQWENSKNAGFSNHEPWLKVNSNYSKINVQNALADQDSIFYYYQKLIHLRHTLAVITDGKYELVSSNENDNQIFAYTRKDGKTTLLVILNYTDQQVERHYNVPTNAKLIISNYKDDKHDIIRAYEAKVYKF
- a CDS encoding PTS sugar transporter subunit IIB, producing MSIVAVRIDGRLLHGQVANMWTGVIKPSRIMVVDNSTANSDIEKAAIKLARPAGVNLSILSEDRAIDHIVNGRYDSQRVFILVRRPKVLLDMIDGGVEINEINVGNMSQASGTKPLTKSINIVQADIDAFNVLHEKGIKMTVQMVPSDPAADLMQLLKKFG